A portion of the Cryptomeria japonica chromosome 5, Sugi_1.0, whole genome shotgun sequence genome contains these proteins:
- the LOC131036547 gene encoding TPD1 protein homolog 1-like, with product MARKDFLGSFICLLLLTFFISSCLGDGNERKLADSCMCSNDNIYIVQGQEYNPGIPTFTVTIINTCKSNCKPRNIHLYCGWFASWDWVDPKDFRRISYDDCLVNYGRSMAPFDTIYFTYTNTYMYHLSVKSVEFV from the exons ATGGCTCGAAAGGATTTCTTGGGGAGCTTTATTTGCCTTCTCCTCCTTACTTTTTTCATCTCCTCCTGCTTAG GAGATGGCAACGAGCGCAAACTGGCTGACTCAT GTATGTGCAGTAATGATAATATATACATTGTACAGGGTCAAGAGTATAATCCGGGGATTCCCACATTCACGGTGACAATAATCAACACGTGCAAATCTAACTGTAAGCCACGAAACATTCATCTATATTGTGGGTGGTTTGCATCGTGGGACTGGGTGGATCCTAAGGATTTCAGACGCATTTCTTATGATGACTGCCTCGTCAATTATGGAAGATCTATGGCGCCATTTGATACCATTTATTTTACATACACAAATACCTATATGTACCATTTGAGCGTTAAGTCTGTCGAGTTCGTTTAG